A part of Salvelinus alpinus chromosome 5, SLU_Salpinus.1, whole genome shotgun sequence genomic DNA contains:
- the LOC139576205 gene encoding histamine H3 receptor-like: MQPESLLLGAGTSMAVTSHWKSNEILNWSVVTQGNATALGDMEMPGNPRSNYGQFSPSTSVFLAVLMTLLVFATVLGNALVILAFAVEKSLRTQGNFFFLNLAIADLLVGGFCIPAYIPYVITGEWRLGRGLCKIWLVVDYTLCTASVFNIVLISFDRFISVTRAVSYRCQKGVTREAVLKMMSVWLAAFLLYGPAIIIWEYIAGSSVVPDKECHAEFYFNWYFLMTASTVEFFTPFVTVMYFNISIYINIRRRNQVRDEQPVEGPGDCEMEALKAGVQHVFFVRPVEGEAQRIPDNAARLGGILSTAKVSAGTGNSNHETSKDSTILDLPPLQVGDVVQHSRRTRFQSAEHSFSKQRSQSEVAASRFRLSKDKKVAKSLAVIVCVFGLCWAPYTLLMIIRAACHAQCVQHYLYEISFWLLWVNSSINPVLYPLCHTSFRKAFRKLLCTTKIKIQPQYMEQMY, encoded by the exons ATGCAACCCGAATCTTTATTACTGGGTGCTGGAACTTCCATGGCCGTCACTTCGCATTGGAAATCGAATGAGATTCTCAACTGGTCTGTGGTTACCCAGGGAAACGCCACGGCGCTTGGTGATATGGAGATGCCTGGGAACCCGCGTTCGAATTATGGACAATTCTCTCCGTCTACCTCCGTGTTCTTGGCCGTGCTCATGACGCTTCTTGTCTTCGCCACTGTGCTAGGCAACGCGCTTGTAATATTAGCCTTTGCGGTGGAGAAAAGTTTGCGAACTCAAGGGAACTTTTTCTTTTTGAATTTGGCCATAGCCGATTTACTCGTTG GAGGATTTTGCATTCCTGCGTATATCCCCTATGTCATTACCGGTGAGTGGAGACTCGGACGAGGTCTTTGCAAGATATGGCTGGTGGTGGACTATACTTTATGCACTGCATCAGTGTTCAACATCGTCCTGATCAGCTTCGACAGATTTATATCTGTCACACGAGCG GTGAGCTACAGGTGTCAGAAAGGTGTGACCCGGGAGGCTGTTCTGAAGATGATGAGTGTGTGGCTGGCTGCTTTCCTACTCTATGGGCCAGCGATCATTATCTGGGAGTACATCGCTGGTAGTAGCGTGGTCCCCGACAAAGAGTGCCACGCTGAGTTTTACTTCAACTGGTATTTCTTGATGACAGCATCCACTGTTGAGTTTTTCACCCCCTTTGTTACTGTCATGTACTTCAACATCAGCATCTACATCAACATCAGGAGGCGGAACCAGGTGAGGGATGAGCAGCCTGTCGAGGGGCCTGGAGACTGTGAGATGGAGGCCCTCAAAGCTGGAGTTCAGCATGTATTCTTCGTCagaccagtggaaggtgaagccCAAAGGATACCAGACAATGCTGCCAGGTTAGGAGGTATTCTATCTACTGCTAAAGTGTCAGCAGGAACTGGGAACAGCAACCATGAGACAAGTAAGGACAGCACGATTCTGGACCTTCCTCCACTGCAAGTGGGCGATGTGGTCCAGCATTCCAGGAGGACGCGGTTCCAGTCAGCGGAGCACTCGTTCAGTAAACAGCGCAGCCAATCGGAAGTAGCTGCCAGTCGTTTTCGTCTCTCAAAGGACAAGAAGGTTGCCAAGTCCCTGGCAGTGATTGTTTGTGTATTTGGCCTGTGCTGGGCTCCCTACACACTGTTAATGATCATCCGTGCAGCGTGCCATGCCCAATGTGTCCAGCACTACCTGTATGAAATCTCTTTCTGGCTACTGTGGGTCAACTCCTCCATCAACCCTGTCCTTTACCCGCTGTGTCACACCAGCTTCAGAAAGGCTTTCAGAAAACTGCTTTGTACCACCAAGATTAAAATTCAGCCACAGTATATGGAACAAATGTATTAG